The proteins below are encoded in one region of Haloterrigena turkmenica DSM 5511:
- a CDS encoding NAD(P)/FAD-dependent oxidoreductase, protein MVYDILVVGSGSAGLATGLAAGRRGLDVMLFEKESIGGELVNRHTIENFPGIPGTTGPVLRSTIIEQLEEDTVPITLATVEEIHDEEPFRLVTDSGEYHGRTVVIAGGGRPRKLDVPGAEEYDGRGIFYCAKCDGPLYAEEIVAVSGSDEWALADALYLTKYASKVIVIEEGDRLIAGGSLRERVDAHPDIGTKTGTEIRAVEGDDLLQRLTLVDADGNERSERVGGLYVQQGIEPRGTSLAGKMVTTTDCGAIVVDQALETDRDGLFAAGDIRQHSSRTIPAAIGDGITACQSAVRRLEANE, encoded by the coding sequence ATGGTGTATGATATTCTCGTCGTCGGTTCGGGTTCAGCGGGACTGGCAACAGGGCTGGCCGCTGGACGACGCGGGTTAGACGTAATGCTGTTCGAAAAGGAGTCGATCGGCGGAGAACTGGTAAACCGCCATACCATCGAGAATTTTCCCGGCATTCCCGGGACGACCGGACCTGTTCTCCGCTCCACTATTATCGAGCAACTCGAGGAGGACACCGTACCGATAACGCTTGCAACAGTCGAGGAAATACACGACGAGGAACCGTTCAGACTGGTAACGGATAGCGGCGAGTATCACGGACGGACTGTCGTGATCGCAGGTGGCGGTCGGCCGAGGAAACTGGACGTTCCCGGAGCAGAAGAGTACGATGGTCGCGGTATCTTCTACTGTGCGAAGTGCGACGGGCCGCTGTATGCCGAGGAAATCGTTGCTGTCTCGGGTAGCGACGAGTGGGCATTGGCGGACGCTCTTTATCTCACTAAGTACGCGTCGAAGGTCATCGTGATCGAGGAGGGAGACCGATTGATTGCCGGCGGGTCGCTTCGGGAACGCGTTGACGCGCACCCGGACATCGGGACGAAAACCGGAACCGAAATTCGAGCCGTGGAGGGTGACGATCTCCTGCAACGACTTACGCTGGTCGACGCCGACGGAAACGAGCGGAGCGAACGCGTCGGCGGGTTGTACGTTCAACAAGGTATCGAACCTCGCGGAACGTCGCTTGCCGGGAAGATGGTGACAACGACCGATTGTGGTGCAATCGTCGTTGACCAGGCGCTCGAAACGGACAGAGACGGACTCTTCGCAGCGGGTGACATTCGCCAGCATTCCTCTCGAACCATCCCCGCGGCGATCGGCGACGGTATCACAGCGTGCCAGTCGGCGGTACGACGGTTAGAAGCAAATGAGTAG
- a CDS encoding mycofactocin-coupled SDR family oxidoreductase: MPEYDFSGQVAFVTGAARGQGRSHAKLYAEHGADVVIVDVCDSMDSIPYNLGTRDELDSVVEAVEDRGQDALALECDVSNEADVEEAVDQAIEEFGRIDFLANNAGIFTLSEAVEMSEAEWDRVLDTNLKGVWLCAKHVGKHMIERGDGGKIINTSSGYGLVGGLLEGHYTASKHGVNGLTKTLALELAEYDINVNAVAPTGVDTPMMEEFVEVYGDEILDEVVELTGPWNIFGGGMIESRDISEAYMWLSSDASRYVTGITLPVDAGLSAK, from the coding sequence ATGCCAGAATACGATTTCAGCGGTCAGGTGGCGTTCGTCACCGGGGCCGCACGCGGACAGGGGCGATCACACGCGAAACTATACGCCGAACACGGCGCTGATGTAGTTATCGTCGACGTCTGTGACAGTATGGATTCGATTCCGTACAATCTCGGCACCCGTGACGAACTCGATTCAGTCGTCGAAGCGGTCGAAGACCGCGGTCAAGATGCGCTCGCTCTCGAGTGCGATGTCTCCAACGAAGCAGACGTCGAGGAGGCGGTCGATCAGGCGATCGAGGAGTTCGGCCGAATCGATTTCCTCGCGAACAACGCCGGCATCTTCACGCTCTCCGAGGCAGTGGAGATGAGCGAAGCGGAGTGGGACAGGGTTCTCGACACGAATCTCAAAGGCGTCTGGTTGTGTGCGAAACACGTCGGCAAACACATGATCGAGCGCGGCGACGGCGGGAAGATTATCAACACGTCCTCCGGATACGGGCTCGTCGGCGGCCTCCTGGAGGGACACTACACTGCATCTAAACACGGCGTAAACGGATTGACGAAGACGTTAGCGCTGGAACTCGCCGAATACGATATCAACGTTAACGCCGTCGCACCGACCGGCGTCGACACGCCGATGATGGAGGAGTTCGTCGAGGTGTACGGCGACGAGATTCTCGACGAGGTCGTGGAACTCACCGGCCCGTGGAACATCTTCGGGGGCGGCATGATCGAGTCACGAGATATCAGCGAAGCGTATATGTGGCTCTCGAGCGACGCGTCCCGGTACGTGACTGGGATCACACTGCCGGTCGACGCGGGGCTCAGTGCGAAGTAA